The Buttiauxella selenatireducens genome has a window encoding:
- the lysS gene encoding lysine--tRNA ligase, whose protein sequence is MSEQQVQGTEAVDLNNELKARREKLASLREQGIAFPNDFRRDHTSDQLHADFGAKENEELEELGIEVAVAGRMMTRRIMGKASFVTLQDVGGRIQLYVARDDLPEGIYNDQFKKWDLGDILGARGKLFKTKTGELSIHCTELRLLTKALRPLPDKFHGLQDQESRYRQRYLDLISNDESRNTFKVRSQIMSGIRNFMVGRGFMEVETPMMQVIPGGASARPFITHHNALDIDMYLRIAPELYLKRLVVGGFDRVFEINRNFRNEGISPRHNPEFTMMELYMAYADYKDLIELTESLFRTLAHEVLGTAQVKYGEEVFDFDQPFAKLTMREAIKKYRPETDIADLDDMAKALEIAASIGIKVEKSWGLGRVVTEIFEEVAESHLIQPTFITEYPAEVSPLARRNDENPEITDRFEFFIGGREIGNGFSELNDAEDQAQRFADQVSAKDAGDDEAMFFDEDYVTALEHGLPPTAGLGIGIDRMVMLFTNSHTIRDVILFPALRPVK, encoded by the coding sequence ATGTCTGAACAACAAGTACAAGGTACCGAAGCGGTCGATCTAAATAATGAACTGAAAGCCCGTCGCGAGAAGCTGGCTAGCCTGCGTGAGCAGGGTATCGCTTTCCCAAATGATTTCCGTCGCGATCATACCTCTGACCAATTACATGCAGACTTCGGTGCGAAAGAGAACGAAGAGCTGGAAGAGTTGGGCATCGAAGTTGCTGTTGCTGGCCGTATGATGACTCGTCGCATTATGGGTAAAGCGTCATTCGTTACCTTGCAAGACGTTGGTGGCCGTATCCAGCTTTACGTTGCGCGTGATGATCTGCCAGAAGGCATCTACAACGATCAATTCAAAAAATGGGACCTTGGCGATATCCTCGGTGCTCGTGGCAAGCTGTTCAAAACTAAAACCGGTGAGCTTTCTATTCACTGTACTGAACTGCGCCTGCTGACTAAAGCGCTGCGCCCACTGCCGGACAAATTCCACGGTCTGCAGGATCAAGAATCTCGTTACCGTCAGCGTTATTTGGATCTGATTTCCAACGACGAATCCCGCAACACCTTTAAAGTGCGTTCCCAGATCATGTCTGGCATTCGTAACTTCATGGTTGGCCGTGGATTTATGGAAGTTGAAACGCCAATGATGCAAGTTATTCCTGGCGGTGCGTCTGCTCGTCCGTTCATCACTCACCACAATGCGCTGGACATCGATATGTACCTGCGTATTGCGCCGGAACTGTATCTGAAACGTCTGGTTGTGGGTGGCTTCGATCGCGTATTCGAAATCAACCGTAACTTCCGTAACGAAGGTATTTCCCCACGTCATAATCCAGAGTTCACCATGATGGAACTCTATATGGCGTACGCGGATTACAAAGATCTGATCGAGCTGACTGAATCTCTGTTCCGTACTCTGGCACATGAAGTGTTGGGGACTGCGCAGGTTAAGTATGGGGAAGAGGTCTTTGACTTCGACCAGCCTTTCGCAAAACTGACTATGCGTGAAGCTATCAAAAAATACCGTCCTGAAACCGATATTGCGGATCTGGACGATATGGCTAAAGCACTGGAAATCGCCGCGTCTATCGGCATCAAAGTTGAGAAGAGCTGGGGCCTGGGCCGCGTAGTAACAGAGATCTTTGAAGAAGTGGCAGAAAGCCATCTGATTCAGCCGACCTTCATCACTGAATACCCGGCAGAAGTCTCTCCACTGGCGCGTCGTAACGACGAAAACCCTGAAATCACTGACCGCTTCGAGTTCTTCATCGGTGGCCGTGAAATCGGTAACGGCTTCTCTGAGTTGAACGATGCAGAAGATCAGGCTCAGCGTTTTGCTGACCAGGTTTCTGCTAAAGATGCTGGCGACGATGAAGCGATGTTCTTCGATGAAGACTACGTGACCGCGCTTGAGCATGGCTTGCCGCCAACAGCAGGTCTGGGCATTGGTATCGACCGTATGGTTATGCTGTTCACCAACAGCCACACCATCCGTGACGTCATCCTGTTCCCAGCGTTGCGCCCGGTTAAGTAA
- the actS gene encoding amidase activator ActS, which produces MRKESTVRKWAPNAIVLLISLFLVACSSNKASTTKASAGNYSGPVYTVKRGDTLYRISRMTGSSVSELARLNGISSPYTLEVGQKLRIKSSSGSSNSSKKTAVAKTSKPRSTSTSSIAKVAPPPVGSKCWRWPTTGKVVVPFSDSDGGNKGIDITGKRGQPIYASAAGTVVYVGNQLRGYGNLVMIKHSEDYITAYAHNETTLVNTSQKVTAGQKIATMGSSGSDSVNLHFQIRYRATAIDPQRYLPPQGSKPSC; this is translated from the coding sequence TTGCGCAAGGAAAGCACAGTCAGAAAGTGGGCACCGAATGCCATCGTCCTGCTAATCAGCCTGTTTCTCGTCGCTTGCTCATCAAATAAAGCGAGCACCACAAAAGCATCCGCAGGAAACTACAGCGGTCCTGTTTACACCGTAAAACGTGGTGACACACTCTATCGAATTTCGCGTATGACTGGCTCAAGTGTCAGTGAACTGGCGCGCCTGAACGGCATCTCATCCCCTTATACGCTGGAAGTTGGGCAAAAACTTCGGATCAAAAGTAGCTCTGGCTCATCAAACTCTTCGAAAAAAACAGCCGTTGCGAAAACCTCTAAGCCACGCTCCACTTCGACCAGCAGCATTGCAAAAGTTGCCCCCCCTCCTGTTGGCTCAAAATGCTGGCGTTGGCCGACGACAGGCAAGGTGGTTGTACCGTTCTCTGATAGCGATGGCGGCAACAAAGGCATCGATATTACCGGTAAACGTGGACAACCGATTTACGCATCGGCCGCTGGAACCGTGGTATACGTTGGCAATCAGCTTCGTGGTTATGGCAACTTAGTGATGATCAAACACAGCGAAGACTACATCACTGCCTACGCTCACAATGAAACGACGTTGGTCAACACCAGCCAAAAAGTCACCGCAGGGCAGAAAATTGCCACCATGGGCAGCAGCGGTTCCGACTCTGTGAATTTGCACTTCCAGATTCGCTATCGTGCGACCGCGATTGATCCGCAGCGTTATCTCCCACCGCAAGGCAGTAAGCCATCCTGTTAA